In the Staphylococcus condimenti genome, one interval contains:
- a CDS encoding 5'-3' exonuclease: MSNRVLLVDGMALLFRHFYATSIHNQFMRNREGTPTNGVQGFVRHVFSAIDDIDPTHIAVCWDMGQQTFRNEVFTSYKQHRPAPPDELKPQFDLVKQISEALGFINIGVQNYEADDVIGTLSNNLSKENEIYIVTGDKDILQCINPNVQVWLTKKGFNIYNRYDLKRYQEEYNLNPLQLIDIKAFMGDSADGYPGVKGIGEKTALKLIQQYQSVENVINHIDELTPGQQKKIISHMDDLKLSKQLAAIHTEVPLDIDALFNKMKYQVDYINAIQICDDNDLKVSSKFINREFMPF, encoded by the coding sequence ATGAGTAATAGAGTATTGCTTGTAGATGGAATGGCGCTTTTATTTCGTCATTTCTATGCTACAAGTATCCATAACCAATTTATGAGAAATAGGGAAGGTACACCTACAAATGGTGTGCAAGGATTTGTCAGACATGTTTTTTCGGCTATCGATGACATTGATCCAACTCATATTGCTGTATGTTGGGATATGGGACAACAAACTTTCAGAAATGAAGTGTTTACAAGTTATAAACAACACCGTCCAGCGCCACCCGATGAACTTAAGCCGCAATTTGATTTAGTTAAGCAAATCTCAGAGGCATTAGGTTTTATAAATATAGGTGTGCAAAATTATGAAGCAGATGATGTAATAGGCACTTTAAGTAACAATTTATCAAAAGAAAATGAAATTTATATCGTTACTGGAGATAAAGATATTTTACAATGCATCAATCCAAATGTTCAAGTTTGGTTAACCAAAAAAGGATTTAATATCTATAATCGATATGATTTAAAACGATATCAAGAGGAATATAATTTAAATCCGCTTCAACTTATTGATATTAAAGCTTTTATGGGCGACAGTGCAGATGGCTACCCAGGCGTAAAGGGTATTGGTGAAAAAACTGCATTAAAATTGATTCAACAATACCAATCTGTTGAAAATGTTATAAATCATATTGATGAGTTAACACCTGGCCAGCAAAAGAAAATTATCAGCCACATGGATGATTTAAAATTGTCTAAACAACTTGCTGCCATCCATACTGAAGTTCCTTTAGATATAGATGCGTTATTTAACAAAATGAAATATCAAGTAGATTATATTAATGCTATACAAATTTGCGACGATAATGATTTAAAAGTTTCAAGCAAGTTTATCAATAGAGAATTCATGCCATTCTAA
- a CDS encoding ribonuclease HI family protein has protein sequence MAKIFFDAAVKGNPGPASIAVVIVEESNHQIYTKDISPTDNHSAEWEAFIFALESAEQQEIDTALVSTDSKLVVDSLEKGFTNNEKFKPYLMEAAKKMKVFDLCLINWIPRAQNKEANHHAQQALYQQLK, from the coding sequence ATGGCTAAAATATTTTTTGATGCTGCTGTAAAAGGCAACCCTGGACCTGCATCAATTGCAGTGGTAATTGTTGAGGAATCAAATCATCAAATATATACGAAAGATATTTCACCAACAGATAATCATTCTGCTGAGTGGGAAGCATTTATTTTTGCATTAGAAAGTGCTGAACAACAGGAAATTGATACTGCGTTAGTTTCAACAGATTCAAAACTTGTTGTAGATAGTCTAGAAAAAGGTTTTACAAATAATGAAAAGTTTAAACCTTATCTAATGGAAGCAGCCAAAAAAATGAAAGTCTTTGATTTATGTTTGATTAATTGGATACCTCGTGCACAAAATAAAGAGGCAAATCACCATGCCCAACAAGCTTTATATCAACAATTAAAATAA